In Streptomyces sp. NBC_01426, one genomic interval encodes:
- a CDS encoding ribosome-inactivating family protein, which translates to MFKKTYFALLSLTAATAILASTAVTASAEAAPDGRPAGVSRVQAQPQPQPAAWPIIDWDITGITNGAGEHANRYWNLIDAIHRNSYGDSTDDGSGLVEQTTRNTNRLIQVRVRNEGADLVSVYLWADNLYVAGFYSPGTNRHWAFQDGRQGQFQQDLGVTARLMPRNGSYASLNGGSTRENLYLGSTNIFNALRDLHNIGDWDETRADRGMLMAITIFSEAARFGPILNRVYGNINGFTAYQLSPDYAQLENQWGALSRAAHNWRTGQPASVRVIGNNVTSFAGMRRVVGYVELHGSEALL; encoded by the coding sequence GTGTTCAAGAAGACCTACTTCGCGCTGCTGTCGCTGACGGCCGCCACCGCGATCCTTGCCTCCACGGCCGTCACGGCCTCCGCGGAGGCCGCCCCCGACGGCAGGCCGGCCGGGGTGAGCCGGGTCCAGGCCCAGCCCCAGCCGCAGCCCGCGGCCTGGCCCATCATCGACTGGGACATCACCGGCATCACCAACGGGGCGGGTGAACACGCCAACCGTTACTGGAACCTGATCGACGCGATCCACCGCAACAGCTACGGCGATTCGACCGATGACGGCAGCGGGCTCGTCGAGCAGACCACGCGCAACACCAACCGGCTGATCCAGGTACGGGTGCGCAACGAGGGGGCCGACCTGGTCTCCGTCTACCTGTGGGCCGACAACCTCTACGTCGCGGGCTTCTACTCACCCGGCACCAACCGGCACTGGGCCTTCCAGGACGGCCGGCAGGGGCAGTTCCAGCAGGACCTCGGCGTGACGGCCCGCCTCATGCCGCGCAACGGCAGCTACGCCAGCCTGAACGGCGGGTCCACCCGCGAGAACCTGTACCTCGGCTCCACCAACATCTTCAACGCGCTCCGCGACCTGCACAACATCGGGGACTGGGACGAGACGCGCGCCGACCGGGGCATGCTGATGGCGATCACCATCTTCTCGGAAGCCGCCCGCTTCGGACCGATCCTGAACCGCGTCTACGGCAACATCAACGGCTTCACCGCCTACCAGCTCAGCCCGGACTACGCCCAGCTGGAGAATCAGTGGGGTGCCCTCTCCCGGGCAGCGCACAACTGGCGCACGGGTCAGCCGGCCTCGGTGCGGGTGATCGGGAACAACGTCACGAGCTTCGCCGGCATGCGGCGGGTCGTCGGCTACGTAGAGCTCCACGGCTCTGAGGCGCTGCTCTAG
- a CDS encoding RNA polymerase sigma factor, producing the protein MRNQTGPSPLHGTTRPLRPAPRTLACLAAAPDTLRDADDRVLAIRASEGDEEAFALLVRRHSSRLLALAQYLLGNRADAEDAVQDAFLSAWRRLPDFRHTSSFGTWMYRIVTNCCLNALRNRPQPLSLDAVPEPPAVDADSSPPRMAETRAAAAALMRALLEIGPELRVCWVLRELHGLHYEEIALVVGTTEQTVRGRLFRARRALMEAMRPWR; encoded by the coding sequence ATGCGCAACCAGACCGGCCCGTCACCCCTGCACGGCACGACCCGCCCGCTGCGGCCGGCGCCGCGAACCCTCGCATGCCTTGCCGCAGCGCCGGATACCTTGCGCGACGCGGACGACAGGGTGCTGGCGATCCGGGCTTCCGAAGGAGACGAAGAAGCCTTCGCCCTCCTGGTCCGCCGGCACAGCAGCCGTCTCCTTGCTCTCGCCCAATATCTGCTCGGCAATCGAGCGGACGCCGAGGACGCAGTACAAGACGCCTTCCTCAGCGCCTGGAGGCGGCTTCCGGATTTCCGCCACACCTCCTCCTTCGGCACATGGATGTACCGCATCGTGACGAATTGCTGCCTCAACGCCCTGCGCAACCGGCCTCAGCCGCTGTCCCTGGACGCGGTCCCCGAACCCCCCGCGGTGGACGCGGACAGCTCGCCACCCCGCATGGCCGAGACGAGAGCCGCGGCAGCCGCACTCATGCGAGCGCTCCTGGAGATTGGACCCGAGCTGCGCGTGTGCTGGGTCCTGAGGGAGCTACACGGCCTGCACTACGAGGAGATCGCCCTCGTGGTGGGCACCACCGAACAAACGGTGCGCGGCAGACTCTTCCGCGCACGACGCGCTTTGATGGAGGCGATGCGCCCATGGCGCTAG
- a CDS encoding Asp23/Gls24 family envelope stress response protein translates to MSDIINPTAGGDSRPAGKALTGRTGSGTAPETRGRTSIADSVVEKIAGMATREVPGIHSLGSGMARTLGAVTDKVPGGKPSVSRGVKVEVGERQAAVDLDVVVEYGVAIVDIAGEVRNSVITAVERMTGLEVVEVNITVDDVHLPDEEDEEEGESRVQ, encoded by the coding sequence ATGTCGGACATCATCAACCCCACCGCAGGCGGTGATTCCCGCCCCGCGGGCAAGGCACTCACGGGCCGTACAGGCTCCGGGACGGCGCCCGAGACGCGAGGTAGGACCTCGATCGCCGACAGCGTCGTCGAAAAGATCGCGGGAATGGCCACACGCGAGGTGCCGGGCATCCACAGTCTCGGCTCCGGGATGGCTCGCACGCTCGGAGCCGTCACAGACAAGGTTCCGGGGGGTAAGCCCAGCGTGTCGCGAGGCGTGAAAGTCGAGGTGGGCGAGCGGCAGGCGGCCGTCGATCTGGACGTGGTCGTGGAGTACGGCGTTGCCATCGTGGACATCGCCGGCGAAGTCCGCAACAGCGTCATCACGGCCGTGGAACGCATGACCGGCCTTGAAGTCGTCGAGGTGAACATCACCGTCGACGACGTCCATCTCCCCGATGAGGAAGACGAGGAGGAAGGCGAGAGCCGCGTGCAGTAA
- a CDS encoding DUF6131 family protein has product MIVLGVILLIVGFLTSISILWTIGIILVVIGVILWIVGALGHSVGGRKHYW; this is encoded by the coding sequence ATGATCGTCCTCGGCGTCATTCTTCTCATCGTCGGTTTCCTCACGAGCATCAGCATCCTGTGGACAATCGGCATCATCCTCGTCGTCATCGGAGTCATCCTATGGATCGTGGGCGCCCTCGGTCACTCCGTCGGAGGCCGTAAGCATTACTGGTGA
- a CDS encoding N-acetyltransferase, with protein sequence MSWLPDNFVHPVLVPLPGSGHHLRPIREADTPLDYPAVMGSRERLWTIYGPAWGWPAATMTYEADQADLLRHEKEIAAHQSFNYALFDAAETALLGCVYIDPPERAGADGDISWWVVDELVGSKVEQALDELVPQWIAADWPFEQPRFLGREISWSDWLALPKHPDA encoded by the coding sequence ATGAGCTGGCTCCCCGATAACTTCGTCCATCCCGTCCTGGTACCGCTGCCGGGCAGCGGTCATCACTTGCGGCCTATTCGGGAGGCGGACACCCCACTCGACTATCCGGCTGTGATGGGTTCGCGCGAGCGGCTGTGGACCATCTACGGCCCAGCCTGGGGCTGGCCCGCGGCCACCATGACCTACGAGGCCGACCAGGCCGACCTGTTGCGACACGAGAAGGAGATCGCCGCACACCAGTCTTTCAACTACGCGCTGTTCGACGCGGCGGAGACAGCTCTGCTCGGCTGCGTCTACATCGACCCACCGGAGAGGGCCGGCGCGGACGGCGATATCTCCTGGTGGGTGGTGGACGAGCTGGTGGGTAGCAAGGTCGAGCAGGCCCTCGACGAGCTGGTGCCTCAGTGGATCGCCGCCGACTGGCCGTTTGAGCAGCCGCGCTTCCTCGGCCGGGAGATCTCCTGGTCGGACTGGCTCGCCCTGCCGAAGCACCCCGACGCGTAA